One segment of Methanolinea mesophila DNA contains the following:
- a CDS encoding KaiC domain-containing protein — protein MNGDRVKIGIEGLDQMMGGGLIPGTICAIIGTYGTGKTTFALQFIWEGLKNGEKTIYISLEEAEDRLYLYMKQKNWDITPYKDSALTVIKLDPSDFNLAINRIKNELPTLVRELGATRVVIDPVSLFEDLFERASDRRREMFRFVEALREQHCTIVITSETDKDNPFSSRHNLIEYLADTVILLRYVRPSDLTDVHLALEVVKMRLSAHSREIKPYEIQQDQVLVYTEANVF, from the coding sequence ATGAACGGGGACCGGGTAAAGATAGGAATCGAAGGGCTGGACCAGATGATGGGAGGCGGGCTTATTCCCGGAACGATTTGCGCGATCATCGGGACGTACGGCACGGGCAAGACCACGTTTGCGCTTCAGTTCATCTGGGAGGGATTGAAAAACGGGGAAAAAACGATCTACATCAGCCTGGAAGAAGCGGAGGACCGGCTCTATCTCTATATGAAACAGAAAAACTGGGACATCACCCCGTACAAAGATTCTGCCCTCACGGTAATCAAGCTGGATCCCTCGGATTTCAACCTCGCGATAAACCGGATCAAGAACGAGCTTCCCACACTCGTACGCGAGCTCGGGGCGACCCGGGTGGTGATCGATCCGGTCTCCCTCTTCGAGGACCTCTTTGAACGGGCGTCGGACCGGAGAAGAGAGATGTTCCGGTTTGTCGAGGCCCTCAGGGAGCAGCACTGCACCATCGTCATCACCAGCGAGACCGACAAGGACAATCCTTTCTCCAGCAGGCACAACCTTATCGAATATCTTGCCGATACGGTGATCCTCCTCCGCTACGTCCGCCCCTCGGACCTCACCGACGTGCACCTCGCCCTCGAAGTAGTGAAGATGAGGTTGTCCGCGCACTCCAGGGAGATCAAACCGTATGAAATTCAGCAGGACCAGGTTCTCGTATACACCGAGGCGAACGTCTTCTGA
- a CDS encoding RAD55 family ATPase gives METTGPMRMPTGIPSLDPVLEGGMPPGSVVLLLGDVGAGSQEFVYSSILALASPPPGVQAGKTVRPGRISYISFTKTKKDIQEEITFSFRHDMSTGLPSIEFFDLSSQYFDATVVPVGWYSGTDLVSRLQKRAESEGMLANLADSLNDIPPGSLIVLDSLTDLATSYAGTGNWTDLIALLRGIQRISKQWESTVYLLLTRGILDPRQELEIADAVDAVLLFRWEETTGARRQRVMHIDKFRGLMPFLEDKDLVKFAVRISSTGGFEVSNIRVVI, from the coding sequence ATGGAGACCACAGGTCCGATGCGGATGCCGACCGGGATACCCTCCCTGGATCCGGTTCTCGAGGGGGGTATGCCGCCGGGGTCGGTGGTCCTGCTGCTCGGCGATGTAGGTGCGGGAAGCCAGGAATTTGTTTACAGCTCCATCCTGGCGCTTGCTTCACCTCCCCCGGGGGTGCAGGCGGGGAAAACGGTCCGTCCAGGTCGGATCTCGTATATTTCATTCACAAAAACAAAGAAAGACATCCAGGAAGAGATCACGTTCTCCTTCCGGCATGACATGTCAACCGGCCTGCCCAGCATCGAATTTTTCGATCTCTCGTCCCAGTATTTCGATGCCACCGTAGTCCCCGTCGGCTGGTATTCGGGTACCGACCTCGTATCCCGTCTCCAGAAAAGAGCTGAGAGTGAAGGGATGCTTGCAAACCTTGCGGATTCCTTAAACGACATACCCCCCGGGAGTCTCATCGTGCTCGATTCGCTCACCGACCTTGCCACATCCTATGCGGGGACCGGAAATTGGACCGACCTTATCGCCCTGCTTCGAGGCATACAGCGGATATCCAAGCAATGGGAAAGCACCGTGTATCTCCTGCTCACGCGGGGGATCCTCGACCCCCGGCAGGAGCTCGAGATAGCCGACGCAGTGGACGCCGTCCTCCTGTTCCGGTGGGAAGAGACCACCGGGGCGAGGAGACAGCGGGTGATGCACATCGATAAATTCCGTGGACTCATGCCGTTCCTCGAGGACAAGGACCTGGTGAAGTTTGCCGTGCGCATCTCATCCACCGGCGGGTTCGAGGTGAGCAATATCAGGGTGGTCATATGA
- a CDS encoding type II/IV secretion system ATPase subunit, with the protein MKVPDIKSLTAGLSPKPGKDEATTPPQDKKNTFSLTRKKSEKHYPEYDPAIHPPLVEAEVPPEYEEVERYWVETGRSLIIIVRNTRTNQLEYLLFEPALSEFEYELLERIHEDLRSALILTDEEIKKERKELLTEKMYMLLREYGISLSEPSQFKLQYFLIRNFLGWGRLDPLMKDRWLEDISCDGNMIPLFLYHRKYRNIKTNIMFEEEVLNSLAITLAQRSGKHISTGNPMLDATLPDGSRLQVTLGTEVTTRGTSFTIRKFREDPFSPVELIENGTFSADELVYFWMAIENNKSLLFIGGTASGKTTSLNAVSLFIPPMAKVVSIEDTREITLYHENWIASVTRESVAEGSNLIDMFDLLRSAMRQRPEYILVGEVRGHEAQTLFQAMNTGHTTFSTMHAGSVDAAIHRLESEPLRVPRNMVTALDIVSVQALVYVGNQRVRRALEVVEIAGIDPATGNLRVNTVFTWDPVKDTFSFKGRSGVYSDIAERRGWSREAMEQEIEVRKKILLAMQAQRIIDYISVSRIFHTYYIEPEKVLGSMDDLNRLLQ; encoded by the coding sequence ATGAAGGTTCCGGATATTAAAAGTCTCACAGCCGGGTTATCACCGAAGCCAGGCAAAGACGAGGCGACAACGCCCCCGCAGGATAAAAAAAATACTTTCTCGCTCACGAGGAAAAAGAGTGAAAAACATTATCCAGAATACGACCCGGCAATCCATCCGCCCCTCGTAGAGGCAGAGGTCCCGCCGGAGTACGAAGAAGTGGAGCGGTACTGGGTCGAGACCGGCCGGTCGCTTATCATCATCGTAAGGAACACCCGCACGAATCAGCTCGAGTATCTTCTCTTCGAACCCGCGCTGTCAGAATTCGAGTACGAACTCCTGGAGAGGATCCACGAAGACCTCAGGTCTGCCCTGATCCTCACGGACGAGGAGATCAAAAAGGAACGAAAGGAGCTTCTTACGGAGAAGATGTACATGCTCCTCCGGGAATACGGCATCTCGCTTTCGGAGCCCTCACAGTTCAAGCTGCAGTATTTCCTTATACGAAATTTCCTTGGGTGGGGGAGGCTCGACCCCCTGATGAAAGACCGTTGGCTTGAGGATATCTCCTGCGACGGGAACATGATCCCCCTCTTCCTCTACCACCGTAAATACCGCAACATCAAGACGAACATCATGTTCGAGGAAGAGGTCCTCAATTCCCTCGCTATTACCCTCGCCCAGCGCTCGGGAAAGCATATCTCCACCGGCAACCCCATGCTCGATGCAACGCTGCCCGACGGGTCGAGGCTCCAGGTCACCCTGGGGACCGAGGTCACCACCAGGGGAACGTCGTTCACGATCCGGAAGTTCCGGGAAGACCCCTTTTCACCAGTCGAGCTGATCGAGAACGGGACGTTCTCCGCCGATGAACTGGTGTATTTCTGGATGGCTATCGAGAATAACAAGAGCCTCCTCTTTATCGGCGGCACCGCCTCGGGGAAGACTACCTCCTTAAACGCCGTCTCGCTTTTCATCCCCCCGATGGCCAAGGTGGTGAGCATCGAGGACACAAGGGAGATCACGCTCTACCACGAGAACTGGATCGCGAGCGTCACCCGGGAATCCGTGGCGGAAGGTTCAAACCTCATCGATATGTTCGACCTTCTCCGGTCCGCCATGAGGCAGCGGCCCGAGTATATCCTGGTCGGAGAGGTGCGGGGTCACGAGGCCCAGACCCTGTTCCAGGCGATGAACACCGGGCACACCACCTTCTCGACCATGCATGCCGGGAGCGTGGATGCCGCCATCCACCGTCTGGAGAGCGAGCCGCTCCGCGTCCCCCGCAACATGGTTACCGCACTCGATATCGTGAGCGTGCAGGCATTGGTGTATGTGGGGAACCAGAGAGTGCGGCGGGCACTCGAAGTAGTGGAGATCGCAGGAATCGATCCGGCCACAGGGAATCTCCGGGTCAATACGGTCTTTACCTGGGACCCGGTCAAGGACACGTTCTCGTTTAAGGGGCGGTCGGGGGTTTATTCCGATATTGCCGAACGGAGAGGATGGAGCAGGGAGGCTATGGAACAGGAGATCGAGGTCCGTAAGAAGATCCTCCTGGCCATGCAGGCACAGCGGATCATTGATTATATCAGCGTATCGCGGATCTTCCACACCTACTACATCGAACCCGAAAAGGTGCTCGGGTCAATGGACGACTTGAACAGGCTGTTGCAATGA
- a CDS encoding type II secretion system F family protein, whose amino-acid sequence MNFFGLVHRWIERDPLRYQQLLGNIISARIGMTLERYLTLSIQVSLLSGVGFAIFGWWMAGILFSSSYTQGYTGIYNILQVPFPSIQPSPGMLLWWQIAGALFAFLLGFFFVYYIALKYPGMQKSSRATKINLTIHNAVAYMYAMRKGGAELMVIFRSLSESASIYGEVAMEFRQVVRDADFFGYDVISALRHLMETTPSEKMKQFLEDMISVIESGGDLASFLSNRVRLFQEEARFEQKQFLNFLSLVAESYVTLFVAGPLFLIIIMVVMGLVGGLAALQMTMVVYMLLPIGSTIFIVLIDIISIKSEIVQRYTFVKWLHEYSDVRVFKKTGEEIFFAKLVRYDQLRNVRNFLRHPLQFFTRHYNATLLITVPIAVAYIAAVLVITPHYTNVETYIDVIDDHLIIILLIVLVPYSVFYELWRRNIQGMESLIPEFLERMAGINQVGLTIAQAISIMVNTNLGLLSYEIRRIKRDIDWGATFSDALLRFEDRVRTPLIARTVVLITKASRMSGSIGDVLAIAASDAKMTDTLKRERLSDMFIYTAIIYLAFIVFLFVVGVISSQFIPVLGTINTSGVPTGTGLSGITPIGLQSIKRLMYHAVLVQALFSGLIAGQMGEGSLKSGLKHSCIMLIITLLVFNYII is encoded by the coding sequence ATGAACTTTTTCGGACTCGTACACCGGTGGATTGAACGGGATCCCCTTCGGTACCAGCAGCTGCTGGGAAACATAATATCCGCCCGGATCGGGATGACCCTGGAACGTTACCTCACCCTCTCGATCCAGGTCTCTCTCCTTTCAGGGGTCGGGTTTGCAATATTCGGCTGGTGGATGGCCGGGATACTCTTTTCCAGTTCGTACACCCAGGGATATACCGGGATCTACAATATCCTGCAGGTACCCTTTCCCAGCATCCAGCCGTCACCGGGGATGCTTCTCTGGTGGCAGATCGCCGGGGCATTGTTCGCCTTCCTTCTGGGGTTCTTCTTCGTGTATTATATCGCCTTGAAATACCCCGGCATGCAGAAGAGCAGCAGGGCAACCAAGATCAACCTGACCATCCACAATGCGGTGGCCTACATGTACGCCATGCGGAAGGGAGGCGCGGAACTGATGGTAATATTCCGTTCTCTCTCGGAAAGCGCATCGATTTACGGCGAAGTTGCGATGGAGTTCCGACAGGTGGTCAGGGACGCGGATTTCTTCGGGTACGATGTGATCTCAGCCCTCCGTCACCTGATGGAGACCACTCCCTCGGAGAAGATGAAGCAGTTCCTCGAGGACATGATCTCGGTAATCGAGAGCGGCGGGGATCTTGCCTCATTTCTGTCCAACCGGGTCCGGCTTTTCCAGGAAGAGGCGCGATTCGAACAGAAACAGTTCCTGAACTTCCTCTCCCTTGTGGCGGAGTCCTACGTGACGCTCTTCGTTGCCGGACCTCTGTTCCTGATCATCATCATGGTGGTGATGGGACTGGTGGGCGGACTTGCCGCACTCCAGATGACCATGGTCGTGTACATGCTGCTCCCGATCGGCTCCACGATATTCATCGTCCTCATCGATATCATCTCCATCAAGAGCGAAATCGTCCAGCGCTACACTTTTGTAAAATGGCTCCACGAATATTCGGACGTCCGGGTTTTCAAGAAAACGGGGGAAGAGATCTTCTTCGCCAAGCTCGTCCGGTACGATCAGTTAAGGAATGTCAGGAATTTTCTCCGCCATCCCCTGCAGTTTTTTACCCGTCATTACAATGCCACCCTTTTAATAACCGTCCCGATCGCAGTTGCGTATATCGCCGCCGTACTGGTAATTACTCCCCATTACACGAACGTCGAGACCTATATCGACGTGATCGATGATCATCTCATAATTATCCTGCTCATCGTGCTTGTCCCGTACTCTGTATTCTATGAGTTGTGGCGAAGGAATATCCAGGGAATGGAATCCCTGATCCCCGAGTTCCTGGAGCGGATGGCAGGTATAAACCAGGTCGGACTCACCATCGCCCAGGCGATCTCAATTATGGTAAATACCAACCTCGGGCTCCTTTCTTATGAGATAAGGAGAATCAAACGCGATATCGATTGGGGCGCGACGTTCTCTGATGCACTGCTCCGGTTCGAAGACAGGGTTCGGACACCCCTGATTGCCCGTACCGTGGTGTTAATCACAAAAGCAAGCAGGATGAGCGGTTCTATCGGGGATGTACTGGCTATCGCCGCGAGCGATGCCAAAATGACCGATACCCTGAAACGCGAGCGTCTCTCGGATATGTTCATCTATACCGCGATCATTTACCTCGCGTTCATCGTGTTCCTATTCGTGGTCGGAGTCATCTCAAGCCAGTTCATCCCCGTGCTCGGAACCATAAACACTTCCGGGGTCCCCACGGGGACCGGCCTTTCAGGTATCACTCCGATCGGTCTGCAATCCATAAAAAGACTGATGTACCACGCAGTGCTGGTGCAGGCCCTGTTCTCAGGCCTTATCGCGGGCCAGATGGGAGAGGGGTCGCTCAAATCCGGACTGAAGCATTCCTGTATTATGCTGATCATCACCCTGCTGGTCTTCAACTATATCATTTGA
- a CDS encoding alpha/beta hydrolase has product MTKNSDMEFPGWPSGSVLLIEGSASFLVVGLAGARFPLCIETMEEEYCETVDAHHLIAVSAPEGGDYSPALMLMELVRSYRFPLVVLPRNHPGSRRLRYVVSAGPEILLSCGISRGTHPEQHLLCSSPELAGITLLADEKKVTVRNIPSGITAGVRALPLHDRGGVE; this is encoded by the coding sequence ATGACAAAAAATTCTGATATGGAGTTTCCGGGATGGCCTTCAGGTTCGGTGCTCCTGATAGAGGGCAGCGCCTCTTTCCTGGTCGTAGGCCTCGCAGGAGCAAGATTTCCTCTCTGCATCGAGACGATGGAGGAAGAGTACTGCGAGACCGTAGATGCCCATCATCTTATCGCGGTATCCGCTCCCGAAGGCGGAGACTATTCGCCTGCACTCATGCTGATGGAACTGGTGAGGAGCTACCGGTTTCCTCTGGTGGTACTCCCCCGGAACCATCCCGGATCCCGCAGGCTCCGGTACGTCGTCTCTGCCGGACCGGAGATACTGCTCTCCTGCGGGATCTCTCGCGGTACACATCCCGAACAGCACCTGCTCTGTTCTTCTCCCGAACTGGCGGGAATAACCCTCCTGGCGGACGAAAAAAAGGTTACTGTCCGGAATATCCCTTCCGGAATAACCGCGGGGGTGAGGGCCCTGCCACTCCATGACCGCGGAGGCGTCGAATGA
- the ahaH gene encoding ATP synthase archaeal subunit H, which yields MKTEVLQQIKKSEEEYQSLVNTARDERKTRIAQAELEADNLIAKASSDAEAYKKTRLADARQQAEKKHEEIISEGKVQAEALTEKGKKNLDRAVELLVSRFKEQLHVGS from the coding sequence ATGAAGACTGAGGTATTGCAACAGATCAAGAAGTCAGAAGAAGAGTACCAATCGCTGGTCAACACGGCACGTGACGAGCGAAAGACCCGTATCGCTCAGGCAGAACTTGAAGCTGACAATCTGATTGCCAAGGCATCAAGTGATGCAGAGGCCTATAAAAAGACCAGGCTGGCCGATGCACGCCAGCAGGCAGAGAAAAAACACGAAGAAATCATTTCTGAGGGAAAAGTCCAGGCAGAGGCCCTCACTGAAAAAGGCAAAAAGAACCTTGACAGAGCTGTAGAACTTCTGGTATCCCGCTTCAAGGAGCAGCTCCATGTTGGCTCCTAG
- a CDS encoding V-type ATP synthase subunit I, translating to MSRLLIAAQKDQMEPVIAELFRRGVFHIEDFVDQGKEGFEGFKIGMPLPGAGEQSSALIKIRGIENTFMIDPEVFDPKAKVGTSRMKDLIEKELPVVEQMVEDLVGERSKLEAQKKGLEDNIEELRPFTAVPIDLDLLQGYRTQTVFAGFVARNIEIPVPHERYYQPSKEGNLIVIVAPNEQRDTIERILLDAEFRPIPIPKEQGAAAPRIDEYRAGVGDVERQMKTVDAKIEEVKLKHSEFLLACDEFLSAQVEQNEAPLRFATTDLAFVAEGWVPSAEVKDISDSLTGVTGGKVFVTELPIDIEERTPPVEYHNPNFAKPTQMLMDIYSRPRYTELDPTLLVAIVFPIFFGFILGDLGYGIILLALALGLRKFFKGEEGIMLLKVLRNAAISTIIFGALYSEFFGFELPWHPILPSRHLNIGGEGEGPGAAIPELLIITIWIGILHITVGRVLGIINHARQDHGSHRIKAILANLGWLLVMWGLLSAIWSIFPIPYMPDFTSAPTVGFGLNLATVIGGVMLVLGIVFIAMENTLEIVEIPTIVSHVLSYARLMAVGLSSVAIALVVNFIAIGMIIEPQLENLTPVGVVIVIFGILVLVIGQVLNLLLGIIGGGLHSIRLHYVEFFTKFYKGGGEKYNPFGMKRKFTED from the coding sequence ATGAGCAGGCTGCTGATTGCGGCCCAGAAAGACCAGATGGAACCGGTTATCGCCGAATTGTTCCGGCGTGGCGTATTCCATATCGAGGATTTTGTCGATCAGGGAAAAGAGGGTTTCGAAGGCTTTAAAATTGGAATGCCACTCCCTGGTGCAGGAGAACAATCAAGTGCACTGATCAAGATCCGGGGGATCGAGAACACGTTTATGATCGATCCGGAAGTTTTTGACCCTAAAGCAAAGGTTGGAACTTCACGTATGAAGGATCTTATTGAGAAAGAGCTTCCCGTGGTCGAGCAGATGGTGGAAGATCTGGTCGGAGAACGCTCGAAACTCGAGGCACAGAAGAAGGGCCTTGAGGATAACATCGAGGAACTTCGGCCTTTCACGGCAGTCCCCATCGATCTTGACCTGCTCCAGGGATACAGGACACAGACGGTATTTGCCGGTTTCGTGGCCCGTAACATAGAAATTCCAGTACCTCATGAACGCTACTACCAGCCCTCCAAAGAGGGCAATCTCATCGTGATCGTAGCTCCCAACGAGCAACGCGATACGATCGAGAGAATCCTGCTCGACGCCGAATTCCGCCCCATTCCCATCCCGAAGGAACAGGGTGCCGCAGCACCGCGGATAGATGAGTATAGGGCCGGGGTCGGGGACGTCGAGCGACAGATGAAGACGGTCGATGCGAAGATCGAAGAAGTCAAACTGAAGCATTCTGAATTTCTCCTGGCATGTGACGAATTTCTTTCGGCACAAGTCGAGCAGAATGAGGCTCCCCTGAGGTTCGCCACCACTGATCTGGCGTTCGTTGCCGAAGGGTGGGTACCTTCGGCGGAGGTAAAGGATATCTCTGATTCTCTCACCGGGGTGACTGGCGGGAAGGTCTTCGTGACCGAGCTTCCAATTGACATCGAGGAGCGTACTCCTCCCGTGGAATATCACAATCCAAATTTTGCGAAACCCACGCAGATGCTGATGGATATCTATTCCAGGCCCAGATATACTGAACTTGATCCGACTCTCCTGGTGGCGATAGTATTTCCCATCTTTTTCGGTTTCATTCTCGGTGACCTTGGCTATGGGATAATCCTTCTGGCATTGGCCCTGGGGCTCCGGAAGTTCTTCAAAGGAGAAGAGGGAATCATGCTCCTGAAGGTGCTCCGGAACGCCGCGATATCGACTATCATATTCGGAGCGCTGTATTCTGAGTTCTTCGGATTTGAACTTCCGTGGCATCCCATTTTGCCAAGCAGGCATTTGAACATAGGCGGTGAAGGCGAAGGGCCGGGCGCGGCTATACCCGAACTGCTCATTATCACGATCTGGATAGGGATATTGCATATCACTGTCGGCCGGGTTCTCGGAATTATCAATCATGCCCGGCAGGATCACGGCTCGCACCGGATAAAGGCAATTCTAGCCAATTTAGGCTGGTTGCTCGTGATGTGGGGACTGTTATCCGCTATCTGGTCGATTTTCCCAATCCCCTATATGCCGGACTTCACCTCGGCCCCAACGGTTGGATTCGGACTAAACCTTGCCACCGTGATCGGCGGGGTGATGCTTGTCCTGGGAATTGTGTTCATCGCAATGGAAAACACCCTCGAGATCGTGGAAATCCCGACTATCGTGAGCCACGTGCTCTCATACGCCCGTCTGATGGCGGTGGGACTATCCTCGGTGGCGATTGCCCTTGTGGTCAATTTCATCGCCATCGGAATGATCATTGAACCCCAGCTGGAAAATCTGACCCCTGTAGGGGTAGTTATTGTAATCTTCGGAATCCTGGTACTCGTGATCGGGCAGGTGCTTAACCTTCTGCTCGGAATTATCGGGGGAGGACTCCATTCAATCAGGTTACATTATGTCGAATTCTTCACCAAATTCTACAAAGGTGGAGGAGAGAAGTACAACCCATTTGGAATGAAAAGAAAATTTACGGAGGATTAA
- a CDS encoding ATPase, producing the protein MADAVMTLEMVEASQVGLKALGAGLAVGLTGIGAGVAEMGIGSAAVGATAENKDLFGLVLLLTVIPETIVIFGLVVALLLLF; encoded by the coding sequence ATGGCAGACGCAGTTATGACCCTTGAAATGGTTGAAGCATCGCAGGTAGGACTCAAAGCACTCGGTGCAGGACTTGCAGTCGGGCTGACAGGCATCGGCGCAGGTGTCGCCGAAATGGGAATCGGTTCCGCGGCAGTTGGTGCAACCGCAGAGAACAAGGATCTCTTCGGTCTTGTCCTCCTGCTGACTGTTATTCCGGAAACCATCGTCATCTTCGGTCTTGTGGTTGCATTGCTCCTGCTCTTCTGA
- a CDS encoding V-type ATP synthase subunit E family protein, with protein sequence MGLESVVNEIRDKGQKEAAAIRKETADEVEKILKSAQNRAEKIKIAANEEVDKQVTHIQGQEVSAANLVVKRDLLNAQKSLLDQVYKSTLTSVSGLPESFHKETMVKLLKKAKTEIPQGIVHSNQRDLNALKDILSKDPEFRTYTPGDPVNIEGGIVLESMDGELQIDYSYRNFLDIVWEARLKDAADILFR encoded by the coding sequence ATGGGATTGGAATCGGTCGTAAACGAGATCAGGGATAAAGGCCAGAAAGAGGCTGCGGCGATCAGGAAAGAGACTGCAGATGAAGTCGAAAAAATCCTGAAATCTGCACAAAATCGCGCCGAAAAGATCAAGATCGCCGCGAATGAAGAGGTGGACAAGCAGGTAACCCACATCCAGGGCCAGGAAGTATCCGCCGCGAATCTGGTAGTGAAACGGGACCTGCTCAATGCCCAGAAATCGCTTCTGGACCAGGTCTATAAATCCACACTCACCTCTGTTTCGGGCCTCCCTGAAAGTTTCCATAAGGAAACGATGGTAAAACTCCTGAAAAAAGCCAAGACGGAAATTCCGCAAGGTATTGTCCATTCCAACCAGCGTGATCTTAATGCATTAAAGGATATCTTGTCCAAGGATCCCGAATTCAGGACCTATACGCCTGGAGATCCGGTGAATATAGAAGGTGGGATCGTTCTGGAAAGCATGGATGGCGAGTTGCAGATAGATTACAGCTACCGGAATTTCCTGGACATCGTATGGGAAGCAAGATTAAAAGACGCAGCAGACATCCTGTTTCGGTAG
- a CDS encoding V-type ATP synthase subunit C, translating into MVTARGGGPAPYIYVCTRMRVRKSKLLPREEYLRMLNMSLPEIARIIEETEYKKEIDELATSFKGVDLIEIGISWNMAKEFQKIIEIAPGNLKDFTRLYLRRWDIQNILTILRGKSQGSRPGKIKEVLIPAGELDRVFLDRLLSEESIERIVELLKGRRIYPVIARELPAALESGVFSHMENELYKQFYGDLLSETGAGLRGGIQFKKFLELDIDLINIRNMFRLRADSMQEDARDLFIPGATFTEDEFQRMISMESQSEFIDSMKMKIRSPGLLQILESLREKGSLREIEIDLIRVQIEQMEKLAKIYPFSIHPILAYLERKKYEVFNLRAIARGKAAELPGEELKQYLVI; encoded by the coding sequence ATGGTAACGGCGAGGGGAGGAGGCCCGGCTCCTTACATCTATGTATGCACCCGTATGCGGGTGAGAAAGTCCAAACTCCTGCCCCGGGAAGAGTACCTACGGATGCTCAACATGAGTCTGCCCGAGATTGCTCGTATCATCGAAGAGACCGAGTACAAAAAAGAGATCGATGAGCTGGCCACATCGTTTAAAGGGGTTGACCTGATCGAGATCGGCATCTCCTGGAACATGGCCAAGGAATTCCAGAAGATCATCGAGATCGCACCCGGGAACCTGAAAGATTTCACCAGGCTGTACCTCCGCCGGTGGGATATCCAGAACATTCTCACCATCCTCCGGGGCAAGTCCCAGGGATCCAGACCCGGTAAGATAAAGGAGGTTTTGATCCCTGCAGGAGAGCTCGATCGGGTATTCCTCGACCGTCTTCTTTCCGAGGAATCGATAGAGCGGATAGTCGAATTGCTGAAGGGTAGAAGGATTTACCCGGTGATTGCCCGCGAACTTCCGGCAGCGCTCGAATCCGGTGTGTTTTCCCACATGGAAAATGAACTCTACAAACAGTTCTACGGGGATCTCCTCTCCGAAACCGGCGCTGGTCTCCGGGGCGGTATCCAGTTCAAAAAATTCCTTGAACTCGATATCGATCTGATAAATATCAGGAACATGTTCAGACTCAGGGCTGACAGTATGCAGGAAGACGCCAGGGATCTGTTCATCCCGGGAGCCACGTTCACGGAGGATGAATTCCAGCGAATGATCAGTATGGAGTCCCAGAGCGAGTTCATCGACTCGATGAAGATGAAGATCCGTTCACCGGGACTGCTTCAGATCCTGGAATCCCTGAGGGAAAAAGGATCTCTCCGCGAGATAGAGATCGACCTGATCCGGGTGCAGATTGAGCAGATGGAAAAACTGGCGAAGATCTATCCATTCTCCATTCATCCTATCCTGGCGTATCTCGAGCGGAAGAAATACGAGGTCTTCAACCTGCGGGCAATTGCCCGCGGGAAGGCGGCGGAGCTTCCCGGCGAGGAGCTGAAGCAATACCTGGTGATCTGA
- a CDS encoding V-type ATP synthase subunit F, translating into MEIAVIGESSFVLGFRLAGIQKTYVAESDEKLAEEVNRVLADSEVGILVLKGSDMDRIPRRLRTILEDSVKPTVIAIGGDEGGESLRERIKRSVGVDLWK; encoded by the coding sequence ATGGAGATTGCAGTGATTGGTGAAAGTTCATTCGTCCTCGGTTTCAGACTCGCAGGGATCCAGAAGACCTATGTGGCGGAATCGGATGAAAAACTGGCAGAAGAGGTGAACCGGGTCCTGGCGGACAGCGAGGTGGGCATCCTGGTCCTGAAAGGCAGCGACATGGACCGGATCCCGCGACGGTTAAGGACCATCCTCGAAGATTCGGTAAAACCCACCGTGATCGCCATTGGCGGAGACGAAGGTGGGGAATCGCTCCGGGAGCGAATAAAAAGATCAGTGGGTGTTGATCTGTGGAAGTGA